A genome region from Arachis duranensis cultivar V14167 chromosome 6, aradu.V14167.gnm2.J7QH, whole genome shotgun sequence includes the following:
- the LOC107494974 gene encoding soyasapogenol B glucuronide galactosyltransferase-like: MGTENHLQLNVIFLPYLTPGHMNPMVDTARLFAKHGANVTIITTQTNALTIQKAIDSDFNSGYSIKTYVIQFPSSQLGLPDGVENIKDCTTPQMLEKIFHGIMMLQPQIESVFQELQPDCIVSDMFYPWTVESAAKLRIPRLYYYSASSFSSCVYHFIQKHKPHKGLESDSQKVQIPGLLDKIEIAPTEMDEFQRKENDMTILMNVVYASERRSYGTLCNSFYELEGGYEELYKNTIGIKSWSVGPVSAWINKTDEEKANRGNKVDLKEEPYWLNWLNSKQSDSVLYVSFGSLTRLSYAQIVEIAHGLENSGHNFIWVVRKKGEGDGEGEEECFLQDFEARMKESDKGCIIWNWAPQLLILDHPATGGIVTHCGWNSILESVSSGLPMITWPMFAEQFYNEKFLVQVLKIGVSVGAKVNKFWSIVGEDGIVGREELVKAVKTLMGSEESREMRKRAKKLGDAAKRTIEEGGTSYNNLMQLMDELKSLKMSRN, translated from the coding sequence ATGGGAACAGAAAACCATCTTCAACTCAATGTAATTTTCCTTCCATATCTAACACCAGGTCACATGAATCCTATGGTGGACACAGCAAGATTATTTGCCAAACATGGTGCTAATGTTACCATAATCACAACACAAACCAATGCCTTAACAATCCAAAAAGCCATAGATAGTGACTTCAATTCTGGATACTCCATCAAAACCTATGTGATTCAATTCCCTTCATCACAACTTGGTCTACCTGATGGAGTTGAAAACATCAAAGATTGCACCACTCCTCAAATGCTAGAGAAGATTTTCCATGGAATAATGATGCTGCAGCCTCAAATTGAGTCTGTGTTTCAAGAACTTCAACCTGATTGTATTGTCTCTGATATGTTCTATCCTTGGACAGTCGAATCGGCCGCGAAACTAAGGATTCCGAGGCTGTACTACTACAGTGCCAGCTCTTTCTCAAGTTGTGTATATCATTTTATTCAGAAGCATAAGCCTCATAAAGGGTTAGAATCTGATTCACAAAAGGTTCAAATTCCAGGACTGCTGGATAAAATTGAGATTGCACCGACCGAGATGGATGAATTTCAGAGGAAAGAAAATGACATGACAATTCTTATGAATGTAGTATATGCATCAGAgagaagaagctatggaacaTTGTGTAATAGCTTTTATGAACTTGAAGGTGGTTATGAGGAACTTTACAAGAACACAATTGGGATCAAATCTTGGAGTGTAGGACCGGTTTCGGCTTGGATTAACAAGACTGATGAAGAGAAGGCGAATCGTGGAAACAAAGTTGATCTTAAAGAAGAGCCTTATTGGTTGAATTGGCTTAACTCAAAGCAGAGTGACTCTGTTTTGTATGTGAGTTTTGGAAGCTTAACTAGGCTTAGTTATGCTCAAATTGTTGAAATAGCTCATGGACTTGAAAATTCAGGCCATAATTTCATCTGGGTTGTTAGGAAAAAGGGCGAAGGCGACGGCGAAGGCGAAGAAGAATGTTTCTTGCAAGATTTTGAGGCTAGGATGAAGGAAAGTGACAAGGGGTGCATTATTTGGAACTGGGCGCCACAATTGCTTATATTAGACCACCCTGCAACTGGTGGAATTGTGACTCATTGTGGTTGGAACTCAATACTCGAAAGCGTGAGTTCCGGCTTGCCAATGATCACGTGGCCTATGTTCGCCGAGCAATTCTACAATGAGAAATTTCTTGTTCAAGTGTTGAAGATCGGAGTTTCGGTTGGAGCTAAGGTGAATAAGTTCTGGTCAATTGTTGGTGAGGATGGAATTGTGGGAAGGGAAGAGTTAGTGAAGGCTGTGAAAACTTTGATGGGAAGTGAAGAGAGCAGGGAAATGAGGAAGAGAGCAAAGAAACTTGGTGATGCTGCAAAGAGGACTATAGAAGAAGGTGGAACCTCTTACAACAACCTAATGCAGTTGATGGACGAGCTCAAATCTCTTAAGATGTCACGAAATTAG
- the LOC107494984 gene encoding CASP-like protein 4B4 — translation MSNFKENNSAPKIHVEAPPITDPANSGNHRTPPPAASSNDGVVAGILRRWKREELVKKGALPLRVAALIFSLISFLVMAFNKHGDWRDFDKYDEYRYLLAIAILSSLYNGGILFLKVKGKQLLQPRMAAIIYFAGDQIMAYLLLSSASSAIPITNRMRENSDNIFTDSSSTAICMSIFAFICLAVSALISGFKLSTQPYI, via the exons atgtcaaattttaaagaaaacaaTTCAGCACCGAAGATACATGTTGAGGCTCCGCCAATTACTGATCCAGCAAACAGCGGGAACCACCGGACTCCGCCACCGGCGGCCTCCTCAAACGACGGAGTGGTTGCCGGAATCCTGAGACGGTGGAAGAGGGAAGAATTGGTGAAGAAAGGGGCGTTGCCACTAAGAGTTGCCGCTCTGATTTTTTCTCTGATTTCGTTTCTTGTAATGGCGTTCAACAAGCATGGTGATTGGAGAGACTTTGATAAATATGATGAGTATAG ATATTTGCTGGCTATTGCAATTTTGTCAAGTCTTTATAATGGAGGCATATTGTTTCTCAAAGTAAAAGGAAAACAATTGCTTCAGCCCAGAATGGCTGCTATCATTTACTTTGCAGGAGACCAG ATCATGGCATATCTGTTGTTATCATCAGCGTCTTCAGCAATTCCAATAACAAACAGAATGAGAGAAAACTCAGACAATATATTCACTGATTCTTCAAGTACAGCCATTTGCATgtccatttttgcattcatttGTTTAGCAGTGTCAGCACTCATCTCTGGCTTCAAACTATCAACTCAACCTTATATATAA
- the LOC107495056 gene encoding probable WRKY transcription factor 33 codes for MKTSSFTDLLSNNYSNINMNMDDFGDALIQNQESVPKFKSVTPPSLPLENSQTSSYFPFTSSTFSPTEFLNSSLFLSSPNIFASPTIEAFAGHSFNNKEDEKNFSEFSFQTQTKTASPSQAEPLKTQDMWKFTEPINQAEFSSQREATKSEYPSTQSFSSEMVATKPELQSNSVPESGSFNYANTSQSIKEQRRSEDGYNWRKYGQKQVKGSENPRSYYKCTHPSCAMKKKVERSLEGQITEIVYKGTHNHPKPQSTRRSSSSQQIIHQQPSSSCTNSGISDQSVVTLGNPQLDRVSMQEDSSASMGEEEFEQTSPTSYSGGDADELGPDAKRWKGENEHDGHSAYGSRTVREPRVVVQTTSEIDILDDGYRWRKYGQKVVKGNPNARSYYKCTAPGCSVRKHVERAATDIKSVITTYEGKHNHDVPAARGSAGYNMNRNSLNRNNSNAPAAPIRPAAVNGYSSAPNFTNSLYNPRLPATGTQESSSLDMLQGSGLFGYTSLGRSMGSYGNNSQLSDGVYIKAKDERKDDSFLESFLSKN; via the exons ATGAAGACATCATCATTCACTGACCTCCTTTCAAACAACTATAGTAACATAAACATGAACATGGATGATTTTGGTGATGCTCTTATTCAAAACCAAGAATCTGTTCCAAAATTCAAGTCTGTTACACCACCTTCACTACCACTTGAGAACTCACAAACTTCTTCTTACTTTCCTTTTACATCATCAACTTTTAGCCCAACTGAGTTTTTGAACTCATCTTTGTTCCTTTCTTCTCCTAAT ATTTTTGCATCTCCTACTATTGAGGCTTTTGCTGGCCACAGCTTCAACAACAAGGAAGATGAGAAGAACTTCTCTGAATTCTCTTTCCAAACACAGACTAAGACAGCTTCTCCCTCTCAAGCA GAACCACTTAAGACACAAGACATGTGGAAATTCACAGAACCTATAAACCAAGCTGAATTTTCATCTCAGAGGGAAGCAACAAAATCTGAATATCCATCAACACAGAGCTTCTCCTCAGAAATGGTAGCAACAAAACCCGAATTACAAAGCAATTCGGTGCCTGAGTCCGGTTCTTTCAACTATGCTAACACGTCTCAGTCCATTAAAGAACAAAGGAGATCAGAAGATGGTTACAATTGGAGGAAATATGGACAGAAACAAGTGAAAGGGAGTGAGAATCCAAGGAGCTATTACAAGTGCACGCATCCGAGTTGCgcaatgaagaagaaagttgAGAGGTCTTTGGAGGGACAAATTACTGAGATAGTGTATAAGGGAACTCATAATCATCCTAAGCCACAGAGTACTAGAAGAAGTTCAAGCTCTCAACAAATTATTCATCAGCAGCCTTCTTCATCCTGCACTAACTCAGGAATCTCGGATCAGTCAGTGGTGACACTAGGCAATCCTCAACTTGATCGTGTGTCGATGCAAGAAGATTCTTCAGCTTCTATGGGAGAGGAAGAATTTGAACAAACTTCTCCAACAAGTTACTCTGGTGGAGATGCAGATGAACTTGGACCAGATGCCAAAAGATG GAAGGGGGAGAATGAACATGATGGTCATTCAGCCTATGGAAGTAGAACTGTTAGGGAACCTAGAGTTGTAGTTCAAACTACAAGCGAAATCGATATTCTTGATGATGGCTACAGATGGAGGAAATATGGACAGAAAGTAGTTAAAGGAAATCCAAATGCAAG GAGTTATTACAAATGCACAGCCCCTGGTTGTTCAGTGAGGAAACATGTTGAGCGAGCCGCGACTGATATAAAATCAGTGATCACAACTTATGAAGGGAAACACAACCATGATGTGCCTGCAGCACGCGGCAGCGCAGGTTACAACATGAACAGAAACTCTCTAAATAGAAACAATAGCAATGCACCGGCGGCACCAATAAGGCCTGCGGCCGTGAATGGTTATTCTAGCGCGCCGAATTTCACAAATTCACTTTACAATCCTAGGCTTCCGGCCACCGGAACTCAAGAATCATCTTCCCTAGACATGCTGCAAGGCTCTGGACTTTTCGGCTACACGTCTCTTGGAAGATCAATGGGTTCATATGGAAACAATTCGCAACTCTCGGATGGTGTATACATCAAGGCCAAGGATGAAAGGAAGGATGACTCATTCCTTGAGTCATTTCTTTCAAAGAACTAA